The Alkalihalobacillus sp. TS-13 genomic interval CTTAAGTGTCCTGAAACCGAATGGCAAACCGATCATCACCCATCGGATGGACATGATCTTCACTCATCTCGGAATTTCCGGTCCCGCAGTACTCCGCTGTAGTCAATTCGTCGTCAAAGCATTGAAAAAGAGTAAAGATGGGTACGTCCCGATGAAGATTGATCTCCTTCCGGACAAAAACGCAGAAGAAATTTTCCAGGAATTAACGGCTATGTTGAAGGATGAACCAAAAAAGGCGATCAAGAACGTTTTGAAAGGATGGATTCCAGAGAGGTACCTCCACTTTTTGCTTGAGAAAGCGGAAATCAGCCTTGATACGGTGTACAGTCAACTCTCACATTCCGCTTTACGCGAGTTCGCCAATCTTCTAAAGGGATTCACTTTCAAAGTGAATGGATCTTTACCGATTGAAAAAGCTTTCGTAACAGGAGGAGGGGTTTCGACAAAGGAAGTAGAACCACAGACGATGCGGTCAAAATTCGTTTCGAACTTGTATTTTTGCGGTGAAATCCTGGACATCCACGGCTATACAGGAGGTTACAACATTACGTGCGCATTCGTGACCGGACATCTTGCAGGCACGAATGCAGCAAAAGATTAACATAAAGGGAGATTGGGAAATGGGGTACAAATACAAAGGTGAATACCTTCTTTCAATGGATCAAGAAGAAATGGACCTTCACTACATCCATCACTATCTAAGCGAAGAATCTTATTGGGCAAAAGGGATTGATCTTAAAACGGTTGAAAAATCGGTTCGGAACTCCCTTTGTTTCGGACTGTTCCGTAATGGTACCCAGGTCGGGTTCGCTAGAGTGATCACGGACTATGCGACATTTGGATACTTGGCTGATGTTTTTGTGGATGAACACCATCGAGGACAAGGGCTATCTAAATGGATGATGGATGAAATCATGAACCATCCTGATTTACAGAAGTTAAGAAGATTGATGCTGGTTACGAAAGATGCCCATGGACTTTATAAACAATTCGGTTTCGAAGTTTTCAACAACGAAGACAATGGTTTGATGGGTATCCGCCGAAAAGCTGAAGAAATGTACAGGGACTGACCTTAACGGATCAGGCCCATTTCTTTTACATGCAACAGTCGTCCATCCCGGTAGATGCAAAGATAATCACAAGCTTCTTTGCCTTGCAGCATATTCGGTAGGAAGTAAGGGATGTTGCTGACTACTCCCTGGTTTTCTTCGTCAAGCAGCCAGGTCAACTCCTTCCAGTCCAGAATCCCTTCATCCATTTTTACAGGAGTCGGATAGGTATCCTGGTTTGTCATGTTTACGATAAAAACATGCATCCCGCCGATTTCCTTATCGTCAACTTTCCAACGGACGATCCCCCTATATTGTGGCGAAGAGATACGATAACCTGTTTCCTCTTCCACCTCACGGATGACACTTAGTTCAGGGGTTTCATCTGGCTCGAGCTTTCCACCGACTCCATTCCACAAGCCTTTGTTCGGCGCTTTGTTGCGATTGAGCATCAAAACTTGAGACCCTTTTATCAAAAAACATATGCAAAATCGAATCATGTCTTCACACACCTAAACCGTTTTCCTATTAGTCTATCACTATTCCATCCATCATGCCCGATAAAGGATCATGGCGGAAAAGCTGTAAAGAGACTCGAAGTCTTCCGTGTCTTCATCCACAGCCATTGAGACTTCGTACTTGATATCAATGAATTTTGATTCATGCAGCTGTGTGAGAAATTCATTGATCTCCTCTTCTAGATCCTGCTCATGTTCAGCTTCAAAGAGTTTTACCTGCAACAAAAAAACACCCCCTGAATTATACGTTCATCACGTAAAATTCACCCGAGGGTGCCTTAAATCCTTTGACGAAAGACTTCTACTTTTGTCAGGAAACCGTTACATAATAGATGAATTTATCTGTTTTTCGCTTTAAAATCCGTGCTGCCATCGCTGCTACGTATTTCGACTCGGCAATCACTACAATATCACGATCGCAAATTTCCTGCTCTTTTGTTGTACGCGACAAATAGGATAACGGAATATTCTTGGTCACTATCGGAAAAGGATTTCGATGGGACGATTGATAATCACGCACATCGATCATGCAATATTCATTCTGGTCTACAGCCTCTTGTTGAAATGTTTTCAGTTTCATAAAAGGAAGTAGATAGGAGAAGAAGATGTAAACAGCTAATACGAACAGGGTGATTCCCCAAATCATCTCTCCGTTTCCCCTTTCTGTCTATTTTAATAAGCTCTTTTAAATTTTGATTGCATTAGAAATATACTCGCTTTCCGCGGGCTAGAGAAAAGCGGAAGCGACCCGGTTAGGCACGTAGGTCACTGGAAAACGGACGAGGAGGCTGCGCCGCCGCAGGAAGTTGAAGTGATCCAAGTGACTGGTTGCTGAGCTAGACATCACTTCCTTGCATGCGGGGTCTCGCCTGGCTTGCTGGTCCCGCAGGGGTCACCTGGCTTGCTGGTCCCGCAGGAGTCTCGTATATTTCGACCACTTGCATATAATCGATAACAAATTTTCAGCAAAAACCTTTTATTATTTCTTTTCGCCTTCCCATTCAAGCATACCGCCGATCATATTTTTCACTTTATAGCCTTGCTCCTGTAAGAAAAGGCTGGCATTCTCACTGCGTCTACCTGAACGGCAAACCATGATGTGTTCCTTCTCTTTTTCGATTTCGTCAAGACGTTCCGGGATTTCCATAAGACGAATATGCTTCGCTGTTGGAATTTTTCCTGCTTCCACTTCTTCATCTTCCCGTACATCTATGATTGAAATTTTCTTACCGTCTTTAAGAAGCTTATCAACGTCAGCCGGCGTGATGGTTTTGATTTCATTTTCCATGCTCAACACCCTTTCACTATCTATATCATTATGCTTTATTATAATCATTCCGCCACTTATTTTACGAACTTCACTAACAAAAGTAAAGGAATTGATTTCATGTGGAGGAGTTTTCTTGTGAAGAGGCACCAGGTTTAACGAAGGAGTTAGAAGTTTTAAAAAAAGGAAAAGACCAGCCAATCAATTCAACTGGTCCTAAAAATTCACCGGATCAACGCCCGATGTCTACGATTTTCCTTTCTAGCTGGCGCCGTCGTATGTAGCCTGCGTTCTTCTTCTGTCTCTGGAATGATTTTTGGGACAGGAACAGGTTTACCGGACGCATCCACAGCTACCATCGTCAGAAAAGATTCCGTTGTCAGTGTCTTTTCATCGGTCAATAGATTGGAAGAGAACACTTTGACGTAGACTTCCATAGAGGTTCTACCTGTCGACGTCACGAATGCTTCAAGTCCAAGAGCATCGCCGACTTTTGCAGATGATAAAAAATCGACCGAATCGATCGATGCTGTTACGACAACACTATTCGAGTGCTTCATTGCTGATAATGCAGCAATTTCATCAATGTACGATAACACTTTCCCTCCGAAGATCGTTTGCAAATGATTCGTGTCAGGCGGTAACACAAGCTTTGTTTGAATGATTCTTGACCTGCTTACTGGATATGATTGCTCCATCTTTTCCCCTCCGATTTTTTCCGTGTACGATTCTCAGGAGTATCACTTAAAGCCATGTATAAAGAAAACTTTGCAAAGCCAAGCCTCAGCGAAGGATGAGCCTTAGTTGTTCTTATACTTTCTTTAAGTGAATAAAAAACACCTTCTTTGCGAAGATGTTCAGGTTAAAGCAGAAAAGGATCATAACCAGATTTGGTTACCAATCGTCTTTTTTGCACGTAACACCCTCCTATCTCCCGTAGGACTTTCTGTGTCCTTCCTTATGGCAGGTCTCCTGGCTCGGCTTCATCAGTTCCATAACCCCTTCCCATTTCCTCATGAAACAGTGGCATGTCAAGAACCTCAACCTTACAGTGGCGGGACCGCACCGGACTTTCACCGGCTTCCCTTTTAAGGACTGATCAAGAACATCAGCCCACCATAAAGCAACATATGAAATTATACTCAATCATTATAGCACAACATAAAGAAAACTTGGGATAGCTAAACCTAGGGAAGGCTGAATCATAGTTAAATTTAAACGAAGAAAGAATATATACCTTACTGGTGATTTTTGCGAAATTCACTCCCTTTCCGCGGGCAAACGAAAAGCGGAAGCAACCCGATTTTAGTCACGTAGGTCACTGGAAAACGGACAAGGAGGCTGTCGCCGCCGCAGGAAGTTTGAAGTGATCCAAGTGACTGGTCGCTGAGCTAGACATCACTTCCCTGTATTAACCCCCTTCCGTAAACAGTATTATTGAACAAAGCCTAATGTAAAAAAAGATTGACTTCAATGTGAAGTCAATCTTTTCTGGTTTGGTTAATTTGCGACGATGTTGACTAATTTGCCAGGTACCGCAATGACTTTACGTACCGTTTTACCGTCGATGTTTTCTTTCACCTTATTGTCTGCCAATGCGATCTCTTCTAATTGACCTTTATCAGCGTCTGTTGGAACCATCAATTTCGCTCTGACTTTACCGTTGATTTGGACGACGATTTCCACCTCATTCTCTGTAAGCTTCGATTCGTCGAACGTCGGCCAGTTCGAATACGTGATTGTTTCAGTATGACCGAGCTTCTCCCAAATTTCCTCTGTGATATGAGGAGCAACTGGAGACAACAACTGGATGAACCCTTCCATCAATGGTTTCGGCAAAACATCCTGCTTATAAGCTTCGTTGATGAAGACCATCATTTGGGATATCCCAACGTTGAAGCGCAACTCCGCAAAGTCGTCAGAAACTTTTTTCACAGTCTGATGATAGACCCTCTCAAACTGCTCGTTCGGCACTACGTCTTGGATTTTACCCGACACCGTACCATCCTCTTCAACAAATAGACGCCACACACGATCCAAGAAACGTCGTGAACCATCCAATCCATTTTCGGACCAAGCGATACTCGCATCAAGCGGTCCCATGAACATTTCGTAAAGGCGTAACGTGTCTCCGCCGTGTGTTTTCACGACTTCATCCGGATTGACGACATTCCCCTTCGACTTACTCATCTTTTCGTTGTTTTCACCAAGGATCATACCCTGGTTGTAAAGACGCTGGAACGGTTCTTTCGTCGGAACTACTCCGCAATCGTACAAGACTTTATGCCAGAATCGAGCATACAACAAGTGAAGTACCGCATGCTCCGCTCCTCCGATATATAGGTCGACTGGAAGCCAGTGTTTCAATTTCTCTTCAGAAGCAAGCTGATCGTTGTTATCTGGATCGATATAACGAAGGTAATACCAGCAGCTTCCCGCCCATTGCGGCATCGTATTCGTTTCGCGGCGTCCTTTTTTACCTGTTTCAGGATCGACGACATTCACCCAATCTTCGATATTCGCAAGCGGTGACTCGCCAGTTCCTGAAGGCTTGATGTTGTCTGTTTTCGGAAGCGTCAATGGCAACTCTCCTTCTGGAACAGCACTGCTCGTACCATCTTCCCAGTGGATGATCGGGATCGGCTCACCCCAATAACGCTGACGGCTAAACAACCAATCACGAAGACGGTAGGTCACTTTCTTTTCGCCTTTACCGTTTTCTTCAAGCCATTGGATCATTTTTGTGATCGCTTCCTCTTTTTTCAAACCATTGAGGAAATCGGAGTTTACAAGATCCCCATCTTCCGTATACGCTTCCTTCGATACATCCCCGCCTTTGACGACTTCAACGATCGGAAGTTCAAATTTTGTAGCGAATTCATAGTCACGTTCGTCGTGTGCAGGAACAGCCATGATTGCGCCAGTTCCGTAGCTAGCTAGTACATAGTCGGCAATCCAGACAGGAATCTTTTCACCATTGGCGGGGTTGATCGCGTATGCTCCTGTGAACACACCTGTCTTCTCTTTGGCTAGCTCAGTACGCTCCAACTCACTCTTCGTTTCGATTTCTTTTTTATAAGTTTCTACTGCGGCTTTTTGATCTGCAGTCGTGATCTCGTCGACATACGCATGTTCAGGCGCTAAAACCATATACGTTGTACCAAACAATGTATCTGGCCGAGTTGTAAAGACCGTAACCGATTTTTCATGACTATCGAAATCGAACGTAATTTCTGCACCTTCAGAACGTCCAATCCAGTTCCGCTGCATTTCCTTCAAGCTCTCTGGCCAATCAAGTTCTTCCAGGTCTTCCAACAAACGATCACCGTATGCCGTGATCTTTAACATCCATTGTTTCATCGGCTTACGGATTACCGGATGTCCGCCACGCTCACTCTTACCATCGATGACTTCCTCGTTCGCAAGGACCGTCCCCAAAGCAGGACACCAGTTGACCGGTACCTCATCTACGTAAGCAAGATCTTTTTTATAAAGTTGTAAAAAGATCCATTGCGTCCACTTATAATAGTTCGGATCTGTCGTGTTCACTTCACGATCCCAATCATATGAGAAACCTAGCTCCTTGATTTGTCTGCGGAACGTGTTGATGTTCTGTTCTGTGAACTCTGCAGGATCATTCCCCGTATCCAAAGCATATTGCTCTGCTGGAAGACCGAATGCATCCCACCCGATTGGATGTAAGACATTGTAACCTTGCATCCGCTTCATTCTTGCAACAATGTCAGTCGCTGTATACCCTTCCGGATGCCCAACGTGCAAGCCAGCACCAGACGGATACGGAAACATATCCAACGCGTAAAACTTTTTCTTCCCAGGTTCAAATTCAGTTTTGAACGTCTTGTTTTCTTCCCAGTAGGATTGCCATTTACGTTCAATTTGCATATGGTCAAAAGCCATAACTGCCACTCCCATCCCTATTTTATGATTTACGTATGATTTCTCTGTAGTACTAAGTATATCAAGGGCGCTGAGCACCCGAATTCCACATTGTTGAGCAATTCCACCCTGTCTTGAGCAATCTTCAGGGTTAATCGTGCAAATAGAGGTTCTACCTCCTCTTAGTCCTAACCCTACTTTAGAAAAGAGAAGCAATGAGGTCAAGGCGTCGCAGTTCCGGACCGGAGTTTAGTTTGAGCTAAATGAAGATCGAAGGAACAAGACAACGCAAAGATCAGAAGCTAATCTCCCAAATAAACTGGGTGGTTTAGAAACAAGAAGTTCAAGGCACCGATGTTACGAGAATCGCAGCGTAGTTAATCCTACGTGAGAACCGGAGTAACGAGTTAACGAAGAAATTCGCCGTTAATAAATCACCAGAAATATTAAAACCTCCCGCCACTGATTTGTATAACATCAGGGACGAGAGGTTGGATACACATAACCTTCCCGCGGTACCACCCGCATTAGTGCAATTTTGCACTCACTCTAGCTCCTTATCGCGGAGAGACGATAAACGCTACTTGTGTTCACGTTTATGGCTCGGAGGCGAGTTCAAATAGCTT includes:
- the leuS gene encoding leucine--tRNA ligase codes for the protein MAFDHMQIERKWQSYWEENKTFKTEFEPGKKKFYALDMFPYPSGAGLHVGHPEGYTATDIVARMKRMQGYNVLHPIGWDAFGLPAEQYALDTGNDPAEFTEQNINTFRRQIKELGFSYDWDREVNTTDPNYYKWTQWIFLQLYKKDLAYVDEVPVNWCPALGTVLANEEVIDGKSERGGHPVIRKPMKQWMLKITAYGDRLLEDLEELDWPESLKEMQRNWIGRSEGAEITFDFDSHEKSVTVFTTRPDTLFGTTYMVLAPEHAYVDEITTADQKAAVETYKKEIETKSELERTELAKEKTGVFTGAYAINPANGEKIPVWIADYVLASYGTGAIMAVPAHDERDYEFATKFELPIVEVVKGGDVSKEAYTEDGDLVNSDFLNGLKKEEAITKMIQWLEENGKGEKKVTYRLRDWLFSRQRYWGEPIPIIHWEDGTSSAVPEGELPLTLPKTDNIKPSGTGESPLANIEDWVNVVDPETGKKGRRETNTMPQWAGSCWYYLRYIDPDNNDQLASEEKLKHWLPVDLYIGGAEHAVLHLLYARFWHKVLYDCGVVPTKEPFQRLYNQGMILGENNEKMSKSKGNVVNPDEVVKTHGGDTLRLYEMFMGPLDASIAWSENGLDGSRRFLDRVWRLFVEEDGTVSGKIQDVVPNEQFERVYHQTVKKVSDDFAELRFNVGISQMMVFINEAYKQDVLPKPLMEGFIQLLSPVAPHITEEIWEKLGHTETITYSNWPTFDESKLTENEVEIVVQINGKVRAKLMVPTDADKGQLEEIALADNKVKENIDGKTVRKVIAVPGKLVNIVAN
- a CDS encoding 8-oxo-dGTP diphosphatase — protein: MIKGSQVLMLNRNKAPNKGLWNGVGGKLEPDETPELSVIREVEEETGYRISSPQYRGIVRWKVDDKEIGGMHVFIVNMTNQDTYPTPVKMDEGILDWKELTWLLDEENQGVVSNIPYFLPNMLQGKEACDYLCIYRDGRLLHVKEMGLIR
- a CDS encoding rhodanese-like domain-containing protein, translating into MIWGITLFVLAVYIFFSYLLPFMKLKTFQQEAVDQNEYCMIDVRDYQSSHRNPFPIVTKNIPLSYLSRTTKEQEICDRDIVVIAESKYVAAMAARILKRKTDKFIYYVTVS
- a CDS encoding acyl-CoA thioesterase, which gives rise to MEQSYPVSRSRIIQTKLVLPPDTNHLQTIFGGKVLSYIDEIAALSAMKHSNSVVVTASIDSVDFLSSAKVGDALGLEAFVTSTGRTSMEVYVKVFSSNLLTDEKTLTTESFLTMVAVDASGKPVPVPKIIPETEEERRLHTTAPARKENRRHRALIR
- a CDS encoding sporulation protein Cse60; protein product: MLQVKLFEAEHEQDLEEEINEFLTQLHESKFIDIKYEVSMAVDEDTEDFESLYSFSAMILYRA
- a CDS encoding GNAT family N-acetyltransferase — protein: MGYKYKGEYLLSMDQEEMDLHYIHHYLSEESYWAKGIDLKTVEKSVRNSLCFGLFRNGTQVGFARVITDYATFGYLADVFVDEHHRGQGLSKWMMDEIMNHPDLQKLRRLMLVTKDAHGLYKQFGFEVFNNEDNGLMGIRRKAEEMYRD
- a CDS encoding rhodanese-like domain-containing protein, with product MENEIKTITPADVDKLLKDGKKISIIDVREDEEVEAGKIPTAKHIRLMEIPERLDEIEKEKEHIMVCRSGRRSENASLFLQEQGYKVKNMIGGMLEWEGEKK